Proteins from a single region of Amorphus orientalis:
- a CDS encoding 50S ribosomal protein L11 methyltransferase: protein MGAAMTRDGTEPARVLKLACTVAADQAAAAEARLETALGDRAAALSRFEVVDEGPWTVEALLYDVDDADEVLREIRAGLDDPDLAKKLNAEWLGDEDWVAMSLAGLVPVRAGRFTIFGSHDRAKVPPSRWRLEIDAGQAFGTGHHETTVGCLLAIEALAKQGLLPAEAIDLGTGTGVLAAAMVRLGVARVVASDIDPIAVDVAQANLRAFGVGGRVETVAAAGFAHKLLRDAQPGLIVANILARPLAALAPDVRRSIAPDGRIVLSGLRLADEWRIRSVYGAHRFAMVRAYRIGAWATLVMRAR, encoded by the coding sequence ATGGGCGCAGCGATGACGCGTGACGGGACGGAGCCGGCGCGGGTCCTGAAGCTCGCCTGTACCGTGGCCGCCGACCAGGCGGCCGCAGCCGAAGCCCGGCTGGAGACCGCGCTCGGCGATCGCGCCGCTGCGCTCTCGCGATTCGAGGTGGTGGACGAGGGGCCCTGGACCGTCGAGGCGCTTCTCTACGACGTGGACGATGCCGACGAGGTGCTTCGGGAGATCCGGGCCGGACTGGACGATCCCGATCTGGCCAAGAAACTCAACGCTGAATGGCTCGGGGACGAGGACTGGGTGGCGATGAGCCTGGCGGGCCTCGTACCGGTCCGCGCCGGGCGCTTCACGATTTTCGGGAGCCATGACCGGGCAAAGGTACCGCCGTCGCGCTGGCGGCTGGAGATCGATGCGGGACAGGCCTTCGGGACCGGACACCACGAGACCACGGTCGGCTGCCTGCTGGCGATCGAGGCGCTGGCGAAACAGGGCCTGCTGCCGGCGGAAGCGATCGATCTCGGCACTGGAACGGGCGTTCTGGCCGCCGCGATGGTCCGGCTCGGGGTGGCGCGCGTCGTCGCCAGCGACATCGATCCGATCGCCGTCGACGTGGCGCAGGCGAACCTGCGCGCCTTCGGTGTGGGCGGCCGGGTGGAGACGGTCGCCGCGGCCGGTTTCGCCCATAAGCTGCTTCGGGACGCGCAGCCCGGTCTGATCGTGGCGAACATCCTGGCCCGGCCGCTGGCCGCACTCGCTCCGGATGTCCGCCGCTCCATCGCACCGGACGGGCGCATCGTCCTGTCGGGGCTGCGCCTGGCGGATGAATGGCGGATCCGGTCGGTCTACGGCGCGCACCGGTTCGCGATGGTCAGGGCCTACCGCATCGGCGCCTGGGCCACGCTGGTGATGAGGGCCCGCTGA
- a CDS encoding aminopeptidase P family protein yields MFQTFGDGADPSTGAQRLGRLRAELARIGVDGFIVPRADEYQGEYVPPSAERLAWLTGFTGSAGLAVVLADEAAVFVDGRYTTQVRRQVDTEAFSPVAIAETKPSVWLQERLTSGMKIGFDPRLHTRSEVQRFEAACRKADAELIALDANPLDAVWDDRPEPPLAEVVLYPEHLAGRSASDKIRALQGVLRDKGAAAAVLTATDSVAWLFNIRGSDIPHTPVTLANALVFADGRPALFVDSRKLTNEVRDALETIADVADPSTLQTRLADLGSAGATVLVDPDQTPEVYVRSVEAAGGTVLENQDPVVPQKAVKTVAEIGGSRAAHQRDGVALVRFLHWLDRQETGFSEIEAVKALETFRSETGALKEISFDTISGAGEHGAIVHYRVTERTDRRIETGELFLIDSGGQYLDGTTDVTRTVPFGAPSDEMKVRFTQVLKGHIQIAMARFPDGTSGAQLDALARIALWRTGHDFDHGTGHGVGAYLSVHEGPQRISKLGHAALKPGMIVSNEPGYYRPDHYGIRIENLVLVTPAAPIPGGEREMLGFETLTLAPIDRRLILPRLLAPAEIAWLDCYHLRVQGALAGSLDPQERAWLIEATRPIVG; encoded by the coding sequence ATGTTTCAGACGTTCGGCGACGGCGCGGATCCGAGTACGGGCGCTCAGCGACTGGGGCGCCTGAGGGCCGAACTCGCCCGGATCGGTGTCGATGGCTTCATCGTGCCCCGCGCCGACGAGTATCAGGGCGAATACGTTCCGCCGTCGGCCGAGCGCCTGGCCTGGCTGACCGGGTTCACCGGGTCCGCCGGCCTTGCCGTGGTTCTGGCCGACGAGGCGGCGGTGTTCGTGGACGGACGCTACACCACCCAGGTGCGCCGGCAGGTTGATACCGAAGCGTTCTCGCCCGTTGCGATCGCCGAGACGAAGCCGTCGGTCTGGCTCCAGGAGCGGCTGACCTCCGGCATGAAAATCGGCTTCGATCCGAGACTGCACACCCGGTCGGAGGTTCAGCGGTTCGAGGCGGCCTGCCGCAAGGCCGATGCGGAGCTGATCGCGCTCGACGCCAATCCCCTCGATGCCGTCTGGGACGACCGTCCCGAGCCGCCGCTGGCGGAAGTGGTGCTCTATCCCGAGCATCTGGCCGGACGGAGCGCGTCGGACAAGATCCGCGCGCTGCAGGGCGTGCTGCGGGACAAGGGCGCTGCCGCCGCTGTCCTTACGGCTACCGATTCCGTGGCCTGGCTGTTCAACATCCGGGGCTCCGACATTCCGCACACCCCGGTGACGCTCGCCAATGCGCTCGTCTTTGCCGATGGCCGTCCTGCGCTGTTCGTGGATTCACGGAAGCTCACGAACGAAGTCCGGGATGCGCTGGAGACGATCGCGGACGTGGCCGATCCCTCGACGCTTCAGACACGGCTGGCCGATCTCGGCAGCGCGGGCGCCACGGTCCTCGTCGACCCGGACCAGACCCCCGAGGTTTACGTGCGTTCGGTCGAGGCGGCCGGCGGGACAGTACTGGAAAACCAGGATCCGGTCGTCCCGCAGAAGGCGGTCAAGACGGTTGCGGAAATCGGCGGAAGCCGGGCTGCGCACCAGCGCGACGGTGTGGCGCTGGTTCGGTTCCTTCATTGGCTCGATCGGCAGGAAACCGGATTTTCCGAGATCGAGGCCGTGAAGGCGCTCGAGACGTTCCGGTCCGAGACCGGCGCGCTGAAGGAGATTTCCTTCGACACCATTTCCGGGGCCGGGGAACACGGTGCCATCGTCCACTACCGGGTCACGGAACGGACCGACCGGCGGATCGAGACGGGCGAGCTGTTTCTGATCGATTCCGGCGGCCAGTATCTCGACGGCACCACCGACGTGACCCGGACGGTGCCCTTCGGCGCGCCGAGCGACGAGATGAAGGTGCGCTTCACCCAGGTGCTCAAGGGCCACATCCAGATCGCGATGGCCCGGTTCCCGGATGGAACCTCAGGCGCCCAGCTCGACGCGCTGGCCCGGATCGCCCTCTGGCGCACAGGTCACGATTTCGATCACGGCACGGGTCACGGCGTGGGCGCCTATCTCTCCGTGCACGAGGGACCGCAGCGCATTTCCAAGCTCGGCCATGCCGCGCTGAAGCCGGGCATGATCGTTTCCAACGAGCCGGGCTACTATCGCCCCGACCACTACGGCATCCGGATCGAGAACCTGGTGCTCGTGACGCCGGCCGCTCCGATTCCCGGAGGCGAGCGCGAGATGCTCGGGTTCGAGACTCTGACGCTCGCACCGATCGATCGGCGCCTGATCCTGCCCCGTCTCCTGGCGCCGGCCGAGATCGCCTGGCTCGACTGCTATCACCTGAGGGTCCAGGGCGCGCTGGCGGGCAGCCTGGATCCGCAGGAACGTGCGTGGCTGATCGAGGCGACCCGGCCGATCGTGGGGTGA
- a CDS encoding AraC family transcriptional regulator has translation MRLFSKTPNGRCFTVPAMEQMSQSEALRRTELTARDRVAFWRAPRFDSLECLSATFRTHEYAQHTHETYVVGTIVTGCETFRVRGERHYAVPGELCFVNPDEVHDGSPAEDGYSYRMTYPSQALMIGLVEELTDRPCTGTPFFPAPIVRDPQLAERFVAAHRRLGETGDSLGQDEALLGVYSEALARYARVVVRPTGSEPSAVRMAIDYLEAHYRSDVSLPELAGVAGLSRTGLIRAFRDATGLTPHAWLTDRRVRAARAALAAGEAPSDVALSCGFYDQSHLNRAFKARVGVTPGAYRVR, from the coding sequence ATGCGACTTTTTTCCAAGACGCCGAACGGCCGATGCTTCACAGTTCCCGCCATGGAACAGATGAGCCAGAGCGAGGCGCTTCGCCGCACGGAATTGACCGCCCGCGACCGGGTCGCCTTCTGGCGTGCACCGCGGTTCGACTCGCTCGAATGCCTGTCGGCAACCTTCCGCACCCACGAATACGCCCAGCACACCCATGAGACCTACGTGGTGGGCACAATCGTCACCGGATGCGAAACCTTCCGCGTCCGCGGGGAGCGGCATTATGCCGTCCCGGGAGAGCTCTGCTTCGTCAATCCGGACGAGGTCCACGACGGCAGCCCCGCAGAGGACGGCTACAGCTACCGGATGACCTATCCGTCCCAGGCGCTGATGATCGGCCTGGTGGAGGAACTGACCGACCGTCCCTGCACGGGCACCCCCTTCTTTCCGGCCCCGATCGTGCGCGATCCGCAGCTTGCGGAACGGTTCGTGGCCGCCCACCGGCGGCTCGGGGAGACCGGCGACAGCCTCGGCCAGGACGAAGCGCTCCTCGGCGTCTACAGCGAGGCGCTGGCGCGGTACGCGCGCGTGGTCGTGCGGCCGACCGGATCGGAGCCGTCCGCCGTCCGGATGGCGATCGACTATCTGGAGGCCCATTATCGCAGCGATGTCAGCCTGCCCGAACTCGCCGGCGTGGCCGGCCTCTCCCGGACGGGCCTGATCCGGGCCTTCCGGGACGCGACCGGCCTGACCCCGCATGCCTGGCTCACCGACCGGCGGGTGCGGGCGGCACGCGCCGCGCTAGCCGCCGGCGAGGCCCCCTCAGATGTGGCGCTCTCCTGCGGCTTCTACGATCAGAGCCATCTCAACCGCGCCTTCAAGGCCCGCGTCGGCGTCACGCCGGGAGCCTACCGGGTCCGGTGA
- a CDS encoding chloride channel protein: protein MTDTASAPSPADPSNPEVEPRERVVAMPALCLIAFLIGLVAAAGAVVFRVMISVTHNLLFLGTFGWSYDANQYDPPSLWGPFVILAPVVGGLVVVWLVKTFAPEAKGHGVPEVMYAVYHNSGNVRGVVAIVKSIASAISIGSGASVGREGPIIQIGASFGSTMARWLNLPRWQKITLLSAGAGAGIAATFNTPLGGVLFAVELLLPEVSSRTFLPVVVATATATYIGRIVFGLDPAFLVPIAADPKHAALAPEALLGFAILGVLGGVASWAFIRFLAATEDFFPKIPGNDYTRSIIGMLMVGGLSYLLFSVTGHYHTAGVGYATIQDILDGGMSAALFLLVLLVAKIVATSVSLGAGASGGVFSPSLFIGATLGGAVGAIGAQILPGVFSVEEFAVVGMGALVGGATGASMTAIVMIFEMTRDYNVIVPLVLAVALAVGVRRYLIAVNIYTVKLRRRGKPIPMVRHTNMYLVQPARELMSQRFVILPADTSVSEALTHITGEPGTHVIVTEDQRIAGYVRFGSVPYQPAHQGQTLRSLMAGDYVVAPESNILNSIITRMNKRSRSFAIILREGEAGVPRPEDVVGVIESPEIAGAVVRNHYS, encoded by the coding sequence ATGACCGATACAGCATCCGCGCCTTCGCCCGCCGACCCCTCGAACCCGGAGGTCGAGCCGCGAGAGCGGGTGGTTGCGATGCCGGCGCTGTGCCTCATCGCCTTCCTGATCGGTCTGGTGGCGGCAGCCGGCGCGGTTGTATTCCGGGTCATGATCTCGGTGACCCACAATCTGCTTTTTCTCGGCACCTTCGGCTGGAGCTACGACGCCAACCAGTACGATCCGCCGAGCCTGTGGGGCCCGTTCGTCATCCTGGCGCCGGTGGTCGGCGGTCTCGTCGTGGTGTGGCTGGTGAAGACCTTTGCGCCGGAAGCCAAGGGTCACGGCGTTCCGGAGGTCATGTACGCCGTCTACCACAACTCCGGGAACGTTCGCGGAGTCGTGGCCATCGTGAAGTCGATCGCTTCGGCGATCTCCATCGGTTCCGGCGCCTCCGTCGGTCGCGAGGGGCCGATCATCCAGATCGGGGCCTCGTTCGGCTCCACCATGGCGCGCTGGCTGAACCTGCCGCGCTGGCAGAAGATCACGCTGCTGTCGGCCGGTGCCGGCGCCGGCATTGCGGCGACCTTCAACACGCCGCTCGGCGGCGTCCTGTTCGCGGTCGAGCTGCTTCTGCCGGAAGTTTCCAGCCGCACCTTCCTGCCTGTCGTCGTTGCGACCGCGACGGCGACCTATATCGGCCGCATCGTGTTCGGTCTCGATCCGGCCTTCCTGGTCCCGATTGCCGCCGATCCCAAACACGCAGCGCTTGCACCGGAGGCGCTGCTCGGGTTCGCGATCCTCGGCGTGCTGGGCGGCGTGGCGTCGTGGGCGTTCATCCGCTTCCTGGCGGCCACCGAGGACTTCTTCCCGAAGATTCCGGGCAACGACTACACCCGCTCCATCATCGGCATGCTGATGGTCGGCGGGCTCAGCTATCTGCTGTTCTCGGTCACCGGCCACTATCACACCGCCGGCGTCGGCTACGCGACGATCCAGGACATCCTCGACGGCGGCATGAGTGCCGCGCTCTTCCTGCTGGTGCTGCTCGTCGCCAAGATCGTCGCGACCAGTGTCAGCCTGGGTGCGGGTGCGTCCGGCGGCGTGTTCTCGCCGTCTCTCTTCATCGGGGCGACCCTCGGGGGTGCGGTGGGCGCGATCGGCGCGCAGATCCTGCCGGGTGTGTTCTCCGTCGAGGAGTTCGCCGTGGTCGGCATGGGGGCGCTCGTCGGCGGGGCCACGGGCGCGTCGATGACCGCGATCGTCATGATCTTCGAGATGACCCGCGACTACAACGTCATCGTGCCGCTGGTGCTGGCCGTCGCGCTCGCGGTCGGCGTCCGGCGCTATCTGATCGCGGTCAACATCTACACGGTGAAGCTGCGCCGCCGCGGCAAGCCGATCCCGATGGTGCGCCACACCAACATGTATCTGGTCCAGCCGGCCCGGGAACTGATGAGCCAGCGCTTCGTGATCCTGCCGGCCGACACCTCCGTCAGCGAGGCGCTGACCCACATCACGGGCGAACCGGGCACCCATGTCATCGTGACCGAGGATCAGCGCATCGCCGGCTACGTCCGGTTCGGCTCGGTGCCCTATCAGCCGGCCCACCAAGGCCAGACGCTGCGGTCGCTGATGGCCGGCGACTACGTGGTGGCGCCGGAGAGCAACATCCTCAACTCCATCATCACCCGGATGAACAAGCGCAGCCGCTCCTTCGCGATCATCCTGCGCGAAGGCGAGGCCGGCGTGCCGCGTCCGGAAGACGTGGTCGGGGTGATCGAGTCGCCCGAAATCGCCGGCGCGGTGGTGCGCAACCACTATTCCTGA
- a CDS encoding AzlC family ABC transporter permease has protein sequence MPSPSRPANRSSDLASGALAILPIAGAAIPFGVLWGALAAQKGLSPLEALMMSAVVLAGASQFVAIDLWAHPIPIATVVVATFLVNTRHILMGTSLLPKMDAFPKRWKPVALFFLVDEVWALAEKRAREGPLTPAYYAGMAAVISSAWLAWTTLGALLGAGVGDPTRYGFDFAFTALFIGLLMSFRATPGFVTVVVAAAAGSTLVHLVAPGPLAIAAGAVAGVAAATLRPMKREQQL, from the coding sequence ATGCCGTCCCCGTCACGACCTGCAAACCGCTCCTCAGATCTGGCGAGCGGCGCCCTCGCGATCCTGCCGATCGCCGGTGCCGCCATCCCCTTCGGCGTCCTTTGGGGCGCACTGGCGGCTCAAAAGGGCCTGTCGCCCCTGGAAGCGCTGATGATGTCGGCGGTGGTGCTCGCGGGCGCGTCGCAGTTCGTCGCCATCGATTTGTGGGCGCATCCGATCCCGATCGCGACGGTGGTCGTCGCCACCTTCCTGGTGAACACCCGCCACATCCTGATGGGAACCTCGCTTCTGCCGAAGATGGATGCGTTCCCGAAGCGCTGGAAACCGGTCGCGTTGTTCTTTCTGGTGGACGAGGTCTGGGCGCTCGCGGAAAAGCGCGCCCGGGAGGGACCGCTGACCCCGGCCTACTATGCCGGGATGGCTGCCGTGATCTCGAGCGCCTGGCTCGCCTGGACCACGCTTGGCGCCCTTCTCGGCGCCGGAGTCGGCGATCCGACCCGCTACGGCTTCGATTTCGCTTTCACGGCCCTGTTCATCGGGCTTCTGATGAGCTTCCGCGCGACGCCGGGTTTCGTGACAGTGGTCGTCGCAGCGGCGGCCGGCTCGACGCTCGTTCATCTCGTCGCACCCGGTCCGCTCGCAATCGCCGCCGGCGCGGTCGCAGGCGTCGCCGCCGCCACGCTGCGGCCCATGAAGAGAGAGCAGCAGTTGTGA
- a CDS encoding chloride channel protein, translating into MNDKNRPEDASREPEEPPVTFLWSGIRPNLVTFLAGRQPLIWILALVVGAVVAVAAIIFRLLIGLVQFPWLGTTGENVVTAAATVPWYLIVLVPAGGGLVVGILLHTIQPLRRTYSVADVIEASERVGRSLPFWPGISSALLTAFSLGVGASAGREGPVVHLGATLGTDISRAFRLPDASKRILLGCGVASGIAASFNAPIAGVLFAHEVVLGHYALTAFVPIVIASVVGALLSRIWFGDVAAFVIPSHQITSYWELPAFALLGVACAAVAILFHLALLGSEWIATHARLPVWIMPALGGLAVGGIGVAYPEILGVGYETTDAALKNQLSIKAMLILLVVKAAATSISLASRFGGGIFSPSLYLGAMAGGAFGLIAAEAFPELASSEGLYSLLGMGGVAASMLGAPISTTMIVFELTGGYGLSIALLLTVAISNGLSLAVLGRSYFETQLIMRGSRPIGGKRPPPPQE; encoded by the coding sequence ATGAACGATAAGAACCGCCCAGAGGACGCGTCGCGGGAGCCGGAGGAGCCGCCCGTCACCTTCCTGTGGAGCGGCATCAGGCCGAACCTCGTCACCTTCCTTGCCGGCCGTCAGCCGCTGATCTGGATTCTGGCTCTGGTGGTCGGCGCGGTGGTCGCCGTCGCTGCGATCATCTTCCGCCTCCTGATCGGGCTGGTGCAGTTCCCCTGGCTCGGCACCACCGGCGAGAACGTCGTCACTGCTGCAGCCACCGTGCCCTGGTATCTGATCGTCCTGGTTCCGGCCGGGGGCGGCCTGGTGGTGGGTATCCTGCTGCACACGATCCAGCCGCTACGCCGCACCTACTCGGTGGCGGACGTCATCGAGGCGAGCGAACGGGTCGGCCGAAGCCTGCCGTTCTGGCCGGGCATCTCGTCTGCGCTGCTAACGGCGTTCTCGCTCGGTGTCGGCGCCAGCGCCGGCCGCGAGGGTCCGGTCGTGCATCTGGGCGCGACGCTGGGCACCGACATTTCCCGCGCCTTCCGCCTTCCCGATGCCAGCAAGCGGATTCTGCTGGGGTGCGGCGTGGCGAGCGGGATCGCGGCGTCGTTCAACGCGCCGATCGCCGGCGTCCTGTTCGCCCACGAGGTCGTCCTCGGACACTACGCGCTGACGGCCTTCGTGCCGATCGTCATCGCCTCGGTTGTGGGCGCGCTCCTGTCCCGCATCTGGTTCGGAGACGTGGCGGCGTTCGTGATTCCCTCCCACCAGATCACCTCCTACTGGGAGCTGCCCGCGTTCGCGCTGCTCGGCGTCGCCTGTGCGGCCGTGGCCATCCTGTTTCACCTGGCGCTGCTCGGTTCGGAATGGATTGCCACCCACGCCCGTCTGCCGGTCTGGATCATGCCGGCGCTCGGCGGGCTGGCGGTCGGCGGCATCGGCGTCGCCTATCCGGAAATCCTGGGCGTCGGCTACGAGACGACCGACGCCGCGCTCAAGAACCAGCTGTCGATCAAGGCGATGCTGATCCTGCTGGTCGTGAAAGCGGCGGCCACGAGCATTTCGCTCGCCTCCCGCTTCGGCGGCGGGATCTTCTCGCCATCGCTCTATCTGGGTGCGATGGCCGGCGGCGCGTTCGGGCTGATCGCCGCCGAGGCGTTTCCCGAACTCGCCTCAAGCGAGGGGCTCTATTCGCTGCTCGGCATGGGCGGGGTGGCCGCGTCCATGCTCGGCGCGCCGATCTCGACCACGATGATCGTGTTCGAACTGACCGGCGGCTACGGCCTGTCGATCGCCCTGCTTCTCACGGTTGCGATCTCCAACGGGCTGTCGCTCGCCGTGCTCGGCCGGTCGTATTTCGAGACCCAGCTGATCATGCGCGGATCGCGCCCGATCGGCGGAAAGCGCCCCCCTCCGCCTCAGGAATAG
- a CDS encoding AzlD family protein, which translates to MNVDPVTLVTILLMGIATYSTRLAGLVLVRRVPASGRLRNALEAVPAAVLTALVAPAVLAGGLAELIAGAVALLAALRFPLLAVVVLGAATAGLLRAAGL; encoded by the coding sequence GTGAACGTCGATCCAGTCACCCTCGTGACCATCCTGCTGATGGGCATTGCCACCTACTCCACCCGGCTGGCGGGGCTTGTGCTGGTGCGCCGGGTGCCGGCCAGCGGCCGGCTCCGCAATGCTCTTGAAGCGGTCCCGGCCGCGGTACTGACCGCGCTTGTGGCCCCGGCCGTACTGGCAGGAGGGCTGGCGGAACTGATCGCTGGAGCCGTCGCCCTTCTCGCCGCGCTGCGCTTTCCGCTGCTCGCCGTTGTCGTCCTCGGCGCGGCCACGGCAGGCCTGCTGCGCGCCGCCGGGCTCTAG